Proteins from one Gimesia maris genomic window:
- a CDS encoding outer membrane protein assembly factor BamB family protein, giving the protein MSNHKYYQAFQSALPSGTLIRHSLKLLPQSFYILLIVLNGNLVSHATDWPTYQHDNRRSAVTPDKLTFPLQQIWIRQSESQPRPAWARPAKWDAYAEVKGLQAMRNYDHAFYTIAVGDAIWFGSSVDDAVHCIDAITGQERWVFFTDGAVRIAPTWHAGKVYFGSDDGFVYCLEAKTGALIWKYQAAENDRLIPNNGKLISSWPCRTGVLVQNNKAYFGASLLPWQPSWLCAINAESGEVEGSGTYKIPLPKMTLEASMLASDTDLYVLQGRSFPALFQLADGKFKGVSGEGRQGGGAYGYLTEDSDFVSGLGSLRGALVLHKDAENPQTVILEGADRILVSDQYAFLHSGKEISAFGHPQYLALNRRSATLHALQASLQSELAKQLKVREKSKSEIEDLQNKIQATQKDILKVTTLLKKCLRWRVPFPEVHSFVLADDTLLAGSDHKVVAIDVASGEILGDLKVEGKALGLTVANGRLFVSTSTGAIYCFATN; this is encoded by the coding sequence ATGAGCAATCATAAATACTATCAGGCCTTTCAATCTGCACTACCTTCTGGAACACTGATACGTCATTCATTGAAACTGTTGCCACAGAGTTTTTACATTCTCTTGATTGTCTTGAATGGCAATTTGGTAAGCCATGCCACAGATTGGCCCACCTACCAGCATGATAATCGACGAAGCGCCGTCACGCCTGATAAATTGACTTTTCCATTACAGCAGATTTGGATACGTCAATCAGAATCACAGCCACGACCAGCGTGGGCGCGCCCAGCGAAATGGGATGCATACGCAGAAGTCAAAGGTTTACAGGCAATGCGGAATTACGACCACGCGTTTTACACCATCGCCGTGGGGGATGCAATTTGGTTTGGATCCTCGGTGGATGATGCAGTTCATTGTATTGACGCCATTACGGGTCAAGAGCGCTGGGTGTTCTTTACTGATGGTGCCGTGCGAATCGCACCCACGTGGCATGCAGGTAAGGTCTATTTTGGTTCTGATGATGGCTTTGTGTATTGCCTGGAAGCAAAAACCGGAGCACTGATCTGGAAATATCAAGCTGCCGAGAATGATCGACTTATTCCGAACAATGGTAAACTCATTTCATCATGGCCTTGTCGCACGGGTGTTCTGGTTCAAAATAACAAAGCATATTTTGGGGCATCACTGCTGCCATGGCAGCCGTCCTGGTTATGTGCCATCAATGCCGAATCCGGCGAAGTTGAAGGCAGTGGTACGTATAAGATCCCCCTTCCGAAAATGACGCTGGAAGCCTCGATGCTGGCATCGGACACCGATCTTTATGTGTTGCAAGGCCGTAGTTTTCCAGCCCTGTTTCAGTTGGCTGATGGAAAATTCAAAGGGGTCAGTGGTGAAGGTCGTCAAGGGGGAGGCGCGTATGGCTACCTGACAGAAGATTCAGATTTTGTTTCGGGATTAGGAAGCCTGCGTGGTGCGTTAGTTTTACACAAGGATGCAGAGAATCCTCAAACGGTGATACTTGAAGGTGCTGATCGCATTCTTGTATCCGATCAGTATGCATTTCTCCATTCGGGAAAGGAGATTTCTGCTTTTGGTCATCCACAATATCTCGCCTTAAACCGCCGCAGTGCAACATTACACGCTCTACAGGCCAGCCTGCAGAGCGAATTGGCGAAGCAGTTGAAGGTCAGAGAAAAATCAAAATCGGAAATTGAGGATTTACAAAACAAGATCCAGGCCACTCAAAAAGACATCCTGAAAGTGACAACACTGCTCAAGAAATGCTTGCGTTGGCGCGTCCCGTTTCCAGAAGTCCATTCTTTTGTTCTCGCAGACGACACACTCTTAGCTGGCAGCGATCACAAAGTTGTGGCGATTGATGTAGCCAGCGGTGAAATCTTAGGGGACTTAAAAGTCGAAGGCAAAGCTCTGGGATTAACGGTCGCCAACGGACGCCTGTTCGTCAGCACCAGCACGGGAGCTATTTACTGTTTTGCAACCAATTAG
- a CDS encoding DUF4198 domain-containing protein, whose product MDYFPANRSSFYPLITGLVCLMTSTGCNSQPSTVKATGKVILDSKPVSNAEVLFESLEKNGFSAMGITDSNGIFNLKLADGVLGIVPGNYHVSITTFKRGDPKEGIPDTPEIIPVEYNERSNVEVTVTSEDNNQFNFEIEKQKQNSKTNSKWRK is encoded by the coding sequence GTGGATTACTTTCCTGCCAACCGAAGTTCCTTTTATCCTTTAATAACAGGACTAGTTTGCCTAATGACGAGTACTGGTTGTAATTCACAACCAAGCACAGTAAAAGCAACTGGCAAAGTCATATTGGATTCAAAGCCTGTCTCTAATGCAGAGGTGCTGTTTGAATCTCTGGAAAAAAACGGCTTTTCAGCAATGGGAATAACGGATTCAAATGGAATATTTAATTTAAAGCTCGCCGATGGAGTACTGGGAATTGTACCGGGAAATTACCATGTCTCTATCACCACATTCAAACGAGGGGATCCCAAGGAAGGGATTCCTGATACGCCAGAAATCATACCAGTCGAGTATAATGAACGTTCAAATGTGGAAGTGACGGTGACTTCAGAGGACAATAATCAGTTTAACTTTGAAATTGAAAAACAGAAACAGAATTCAAAAACAAACTCTAAATGGCGGAAATGA
- a CDS encoding DUF1559 domain-containing protein yields the protein MLTQYKDAMNAVGIVLGKMTQNVIVNDSWVMHHDDDLRARQLGAALWYIKIVFAQESNMKRTAGFRKMSGFTLIELLVVIAIIAILIALLLPAVQQAREAARRSSCKNNMKQIGIALHNYHDTFSTLPPGIVEFYDSADRGNWGWAAYILPSMEQSTIYNTLEISDISLAEALDNPTMVSVMKKPLAAFQCPSSPVPAETDRDINSLSGGPDVFLTISTYAGNGGSWRLYKNKASAAAAGRNEGCVNGVFWSNSSVQFRDITDGTTNTILVGERTWELTKLGTPLSFKGRTHPHAAHVYGTATAASNTYYGMADVLGVGESRINGSGYPRNSFSSSHTGGAHFVLCDGSVRFISENVDHLKSTSAIDSTFERLLDRADGDPIGEY from the coding sequence GTGTTAACTCAATATAAAGACGCCATGAATGCCGTGGGAATTGTGTTGGGCAAGATGACGCAAAACGTCATTGTGAATGACTCCTGGGTAATGCATCATGATGACGATCTGAGAGCTCGCCAATTGGGAGCAGCCCTCTGGTACATTAAAATCGTTTTTGCTCAGGAGTCCAATATGAAGCGTACAGCAGGTTTTCGAAAAATGTCCGGTTTTACCTTAATTGAACTATTAGTGGTGATCGCAATCATCGCTATCCTGATTGCATTGCTATTGCCGGCAGTACAGCAGGCACGGGAGGCAGCTCGCCGTTCCTCATGTAAAAATAACATGAAACAGATCGGAATTGCTTTGCACAATTATCATGACACATTTTCCACATTACCCCCTGGAATTGTAGAGTTCTATGATAGTGCTGATCGGGGAAACTGGGGTTGGGCTGCTTATATCCTACCCAGTATGGAGCAAAGCACTATTTACAACACCCTCGAAATATCTGATATTTCTTTAGCGGAAGCGCTGGATAACCCCACGATGGTCTCCGTTATGAAAAAACCTCTCGCTGCCTTTCAATGTCCCTCATCTCCAGTACCGGCAGAGACTGACCGTGATATCAACTCCCTCAGTGGAGGTCCCGATGTTTTCTTAACGATCAGTACCTACGCAGGTAATGGTGGAAGCTGGCGGTTATATAAAAACAAAGCGTCTGCTGCTGCTGCCGGTCGAAATGAGGGGTGTGTTAATGGTGTGTTCTGGTCGAACAGCAGCGTGCAATTTCGCGATATCACTGACGGAACAACGAACACAATTTTGGTCGGTGAAAGAACCTGGGAGTTAACAAAACTTGGAACTCCATTGTCTTTTAAAGGTCGAACTCATCCTCATGCGGCTCATGTTTATGGTACCGCCACTGCTGCTTCCAATACTTATTATGGCATGGCCGACGTCTTAGGAGTTGGTGAATCCCGTATAAATGGTTCAGGATATCCACGCAACAGCTTCTCAAGTTCCCATACCGGGGGAGCGCATTTTGTCCTGTGCGATGGCTCTGTACGATTCATCAGTGAGAATGTCGATCATTTAAAATCGACATCAGCAATTGATAGTACATTTGAAAGACTGCTGGACCGAGCTGACGGTGATCCAATTGGGGAATATTAA
- a CDS encoding AraC family transcriptional regulator: protein MNIFRWRVALLVQTSSEWSRQVLEGVAEYAASNGGWDFRIEPRGFYEKLRLPLTWEGDGVICRLTDPELIEELHSRNIPAVNVSWKGLNSNDIPNVISDEAACGRLAADYFIQNGWTNFGFVGPPPNQKYTDVTQKSYSQLLAAGGYHTYQFEHSLGYGKLSFEDQRPEMEKWLLSLPKPIALFVWTTTMGQEIMLFCRHLGLSVPNDVAILAVELDPLISSLSPVPIAYIDQSPHRVGMEAAKLLQKMIQGEPAPEKSVLIPPSGIVARQSVDTLLGEDEHVRNAIEFIRKKIALPMQVEDVANAVSLSRRSLENRFQKTLGKSPAQMIRESKLSRAMNLLMETNLTIQEIAERTGFFHVETFARFFKRETGKPPSLYRDKKPLVASLNDGTEI from the coding sequence ATGAATATTTTTCGTTGGCGAGTTGCGTTGCTTGTTCAGACTTCCAGCGAATGGAGCCGGCAAGTTCTGGAAGGCGTGGCAGAGTATGCGGCTTCAAACGGCGGCTGGGATTTTCGAATTGAGCCGCGCGGTTTTTATGAAAAACTGAGATTGCCTTTAACTTGGGAAGGGGACGGGGTCATCTGCCGATTAACAGATCCGGAGTTGATCGAGGAGCTGCATTCAAGAAATATTCCCGCTGTCAATGTGAGTTGGAAAGGATTAAATTCCAACGATATCCCCAATGTGATTTCTGATGAGGCGGCATGTGGTCGATTGGCTGCCGATTATTTTATCCAGAATGGATGGACTAATTTTGGTTTTGTTGGCCCCCCTCCCAATCAGAAATATACTGACGTAACACAAAAATCGTATTCTCAATTACTGGCTGCAGGTGGATATCACACATATCAATTCGAGCATTCTCTTGGTTATGGTAAGCTTTCTTTTGAGGACCAGCGTCCGGAAATGGAAAAATGGTTACTATCGCTACCCAAGCCCATCGCCTTATTTGTTTGGACGACTACGATGGGACAAGAAATTATGCTCTTTTGTCGCCATCTCGGTTTATCAGTTCCGAATGACGTCGCAATATTAGCGGTTGAACTCGATCCTCTAATCTCGTCTCTGTCTCCCGTTCCGATAGCCTATATCGATCAATCTCCTCATCGCGTTGGAATGGAAGCAGCAAAACTGTTGCAAAAGATGATTCAGGGGGAACCGGCTCCTGAAAAATCTGTGCTAATTCCTCCAAGTGGAATTGTTGCCAGACAATCCGTTGATACACTTTTGGGGGAAGACGAACATGTGCGTAACGCAATTGAATTTATTCGAAAAAAAATTGCCTTACCTATGCAGGTTGAGGATGTCGCGAATGCTGTTTCACTTTCTCGCCGATCACTGGAAAATCGCTTTCAGAAGACACTCGGAAAAAGTCCAGCTCAAATGATTCGCGAATCTAAGTTATCTCGCGCCATGAATTTATTAATGGAAACAAATTTGACGATTCAGGAGATTGCAGAACGGACTGGTTTTTTTCATGTCGAGACATTCGCTCGTTTTTTTAAACGCGAAACTGGAAAGCCCCCTTCATTATATCGCGATAAAAAACCGTTAGTCGCATCGCTCAATGATGGGACTGAAATTTAG
- a CDS encoding LamG-like jellyroll fold domain-containing protein, producing the protein MTLNYSNKLLLILFVWLISTYPAQVVSAEDAFSKHHWIFAKEHLDQSSIQAVKGPAGEILGETFFAPGKQFSAIVLDGESNSIMISEQSTQVNLPTKQITAEAWVFINQDLEWGGIIGAVSDNGKDESGWILGYRNQHFYFGLATQDKQQLTYLTAKSEFELEKWYHVVGAYDGNVHQLFVNGQLAASDSSRSGAIFYPSTDTFYEIGAFHDSNEYFRLSGMLHEVSVSSHIMNQKQIAARYRAKLNKLPGKAIKPKKYHLAHSPYACYEPNGDVTLCWQTEIASPSIIRYGKPGQIDQVVNQSRPQHKHRVTLTGLTPNQIYEYQISVRRNGQELQSHKHLFDTTFNHRPRPVPDELSPFGTNSTAKYYADAAKNILSKTGITKGYCIVYGIGEGQLAYELAKQSELIIVGVDTDADKVASVRQKMYAAKVYGTRITVRHVKSLEALPFTRDFANLIVSDDYITHGKLVGSPRETFRLLRPEGGTLFLGQPAANSKPIKKMDLHQWFKQTGLTFSLNEDKTGLWGTGKRDVVAGAGEWSHQYGDPGNASFGGETLGGISRASDLEVQWIGLPGADFGIDRQVRLSAPLAVNGRLFHQGMNRIIALDSYNGAFLWLLEIADLRRTNIPRDAANWCADQQNLFVAVNGECWVLNAYTGERMRVLQLPDHSRHQSHDWGYIANAGNMIFGSSVKRGSIYTDYWGRERWFDGTGSPGDGTDKVCSDDLFAYDKQTGQKAWNYQNGIILNTSIAVGDGRVYFVESRHPKVKTLVHGDARFLSAKDRRRGKTNGVAKEKLWLDQYMVALDARTGKKLWERPIDTTDGLVTFYLVYSDHKIVISASGGGEYHVYAFDAKNGEQQWHSIAPWSRNNHGAHAQHPAVVAGKVYQVPHVYDLESGSMVSNNMMGGNISRRCGSYVATEKSLIYRGNNLLSMWDMKNEQVSDWYRLRSSCWLSTIPAAGMLLSPEGGGGCSCGAWMETSLGFAPRVPIAKQNKN; encoded by the coding sequence ATGACTTTGAACTATTCCAACAAGCTGCTTTTGATTCTATTCGTCTGGCTGATCTCAACCTATCCTGCGCAAGTCGTTTCTGCAGAAGATGCTTTCTCGAAGCATCACTGGATATTTGCAAAAGAACACCTGGATCAATCATCAATCCAGGCAGTGAAGGGTCCAGCTGGAGAAATACTGGGAGAGACTTTCTTTGCTCCAGGTAAACAGTTCAGTGCAATTGTACTGGATGGCGAGTCGAACTCCATCATGATCTCAGAACAGAGCACGCAAGTTAACTTGCCGACAAAACAGATCACTGCGGAAGCCTGGGTTTTTATTAACCAGGATCTGGAATGGGGAGGCATTATTGGTGCAGTCAGCGATAACGGCAAGGACGAATCAGGCTGGATTCTTGGTTATCGAAATCAGCATTTTTACTTCGGTCTCGCCACACAGGACAAGCAGCAACTGACGTATCTCACTGCGAAATCTGAATTTGAACTCGAAAAATGGTATCACGTTGTTGGTGCCTATGATGGAAACGTGCATCAGTTATTCGTGAACGGACAACTGGCAGCAAGCGATTCATCACGTTCAGGCGCGATCTTCTACCCTTCGACCGATACATTTTACGAAATAGGTGCTTTTCACGACTCCAATGAATATTTCCGTTTATCAGGAATGTTACATGAAGTCTCTGTTTCCTCTCATATTATGAATCAAAAACAAATTGCAGCGCGCTATCGTGCAAAACTGAACAAACTTCCCGGCAAAGCCATTAAGCCGAAAAAGTATCATCTGGCACACAGCCCGTACGCATGCTATGAACCGAATGGCGATGTCACGCTCTGCTGGCAGACAGAAATTGCATCGCCATCAATCATCAGATACGGAAAACCAGGTCAAATTGATCAGGTGGTGAACCAGTCAAGACCTCAACACAAGCATCGTGTGACGTTGACTGGTTTAACACCGAATCAAATATACGAATATCAAATTTCCGTCCGCAGAAACGGACAAGAGTTGCAGAGCCATAAGCATCTTTTCGACACCACATTCAACCATCGACCACGTCCCGTTCCTGATGAACTCTCTCCTTTCGGAACTAATAGCACTGCAAAATACTATGCCGATGCTGCAAAGAATATTCTGTCGAAGACAGGGATCACCAAAGGCTATTGTATCGTGTATGGCATTGGGGAGGGACAGTTAGCTTACGAATTGGCAAAGCAAAGTGAATTGATAATTGTGGGTGTTGATACCGACGCTGATAAGGTCGCGTCGGTGCGGCAAAAAATGTACGCCGCCAAAGTTTATGGTACAAGAATTACGGTGCGACATGTCAAGTCACTCGAAGCACTTCCTTTTACAAGAGACTTTGCCAATCTGATCGTCTCCGATGATTACATTACCCATGGAAAACTGGTTGGATCTCCCAGGGAGACCTTCCGTTTGCTGCGACCGGAGGGGGGGACTCTTTTCCTGGGACAGCCCGCGGCTAATTCGAAACCCATCAAGAAAATGGATCTCCACCAGTGGTTTAAGCAAACCGGATTAACATTCTCACTCAACGAAGACAAGACAGGATTATGGGGAACCGGAAAACGCGATGTCGTTGCTGGTGCTGGTGAATGGTCGCATCAATACGGAGATCCGGGCAACGCTTCCTTTGGAGGGGAGACGCTGGGTGGTATCTCGCGCGCGTCCGATCTTGAAGTGCAATGGATTGGTCTTCCTGGAGCAGATTTCGGCATTGATCGACAGGTTCGACTCTCCGCCCCTCTCGCTGTCAACGGTAGACTTTTTCACCAGGGAATGAATCGAATCATCGCTCTGGATTCCTACAATGGTGCGTTTCTCTGGTTATTGGAAATTGCCGATTTACGACGCACCAATATCCCGCGCGATGCAGCCAACTGGTGTGCCGATCAACAGAACCTGTTCGTGGCAGTCAATGGGGAATGTTGGGTTCTGAACGCTTACACTGGCGAACGAATGCGCGTTCTTCAATTACCTGATCACAGCAGACATCAAAGCCATGACTGGGGGTATATCGCAAATGCAGGCAACATGATCTTTGGCAGCAGCGTAAAACGGGGAAGTATTTACACTGATTACTGGGGACGCGAACGTTGGTTTGATGGCACCGGATCTCCAGGTGATGGAACAGACAAGGTGTGCAGTGATGATCTCTTTGCTTACGACAAACAGACCGGCCAGAAAGCATGGAATTATCAGAATGGGATCATCCTGAATACATCGATCGCAGTTGGTGACGGGCGGGTTTATTTCGTGGAATCGCGTCATCCCAAAGTAAAAACGCTGGTCCATGGTGATGCACGTTTTCTTTCTGCCAAAGATCGGCGGCGAGGCAAAACCAATGGTGTTGCCAAAGAAAAGCTCTGGCTCGATCAGTATATGGTGGCGTTAGATGCCCGCACGGGTAAAAAGTTGTGGGAACGCCCCATTGACACAACAGACGGGCTGGTGACCTTTTATCTGGTTTATTCAGATCACAAAATCGTCATTTCAGCATCAGGAGGCGGAGAATACCACGTTTACGCATTTGATGCAAAAAATGGAGAACAACAATGGCATTCGATCGCACCATGGTCGCGAAACAATCATGGTGCGCACGCGCAACACCCGGCTGTGGTTGCAGGGAAAGTCTATCAAGTCCCGCATGTCTATGATTTAGAGTCAGGATCGATGGTGAGTAATAACATGATGGGAGGCAATATTTCACGCAGATGCGGCAGCTATGTTGCGACTGAGAAATCGTTAATCTATCGCGGAAATAATCTCTTATCGATGTGGGACATGAAAAATGAACAAGTAAGCGATTGGTATCGCCTCCGCTCCAGTTGTTGGTTGAGTACGATCCCCGCTGCCGGGATGCTGCTTTCTCCGGAAGGAGGCGGAGGCTGCTCCTGTGGTGCCTGGATGGAAACCTCATTGGGATTCGCACCACGTGTACCGATCGCAAAACAAAATAAAAACTAA
- a CDS encoding sulfatase family protein yields MTRPNILWYCTDQQRFDTIGALGNAYVKTPVVDALVAEGVAFTHAYCQSPICTPSRASFMSGLYPSRLHNTRNGNDTFPDWPPLISKLIAESGYLCGLIGKFHLVSAGHRAEPRLDDGFSVWQHSHAPRDDWPAGTHDYADWVRDQGKSLDDMRNSKENVDPEYHQTKWASDRAIEFIEQDHQQPWLLNINVYDPHPPFTPPEKYAKMFDPAAMPGPHFEESDKATQELLSRVDFQPVTMSTEISELKKVQALYYAMIAQIDDQFARILSVLDSTGQRDNTVIIFTSDHGETLGDHGLVQKGCRFYEGLIRVPLIFSWPGHFVTNQRATGLVELLDLSATLLDLTGIPIPGYHQGQSLLPVLTGEQTDERIRDSVRCEYFDALDPFFTGGEGSFATMYRDDRYKLSLYHDKNLGELYDLQTDPWEHNNLWNDPNHQAAKHELILASFNSHVVLTTDVGSKRIAPM; encoded by the coding sequence ATGACGCGCCCTAATATTTTATGGTATTGCACCGATCAGCAACGGTTTGACACGATTGGTGCACTGGGGAACGCGTATGTGAAAACACCTGTGGTTGATGCGCTCGTGGCAGAGGGGGTGGCCTTTACTCATGCGTATTGCCAGAGCCCCATCTGTACGCCCAGCAGGGCAAGTTTTATGAGCGGCTTGTATCCCTCGCGCCTGCACAATACCAGAAATGGCAACGACACCTTTCCTGACTGGCCACCACTGATCAGTAAGTTAATCGCCGAGAGTGGTTACCTGTGCGGGTTGATAGGAAAGTTTCATTTAGTGAGTGCCGGTCATCGTGCCGAGCCTCGGCTGGATGATGGATTCTCAGTCTGGCAGCACAGCCATGCTCCGCGCGATGACTGGCCTGCAGGCACACACGATTACGCCGACTGGGTGCGTGATCAAGGGAAAAGCCTGGATGACATGCGCAACAGCAAAGAGAATGTTGATCCCGAATATCATCAGACGAAGTGGGCCTCTGATCGGGCGATCGAATTTATCGAACAGGATCATCAACAACCCTGGTTGCTGAATATCAATGTCTATGACCCACACCCTCCGTTTACGCCTCCTGAAAAATATGCGAAGATGTTCGACCCGGCAGCCATGCCCGGCCCCCATTTCGAGGAGTCTGACAAGGCGACCCAGGAACTGCTTTCCCGGGTTGATTTTCAGCCTGTCACGATGTCAACGGAAATCAGTGAGCTGAAAAAAGTTCAGGCACTTTATTACGCCATGATTGCTCAAATTGACGATCAGTTTGCGCGGATCCTGAGCGTATTGGATTCAACAGGACAGAGAGACAATACGGTTATCATTTTCACTTCAGACCATGGTGAGACGCTGGGAGATCATGGACTGGTACAAAAGGGATGTCGATTTTATGAAGGCTTGATCCGGGTACCATTGATTTTCTCCTGGCCCGGACATTTTGTGACCAACCAGCGTGCCACCGGACTGGTGGAATTACTCGATCTTTCTGCCACATTACTCGATTTAACGGGCATTCCCATCCCTGGCTATCATCAGGGGCAGAGTCTGCTGCCGGTACTTACAGGCGAACAGACAGACGAACGAATTCGTGATAGTGTTCGCTGTGAATACTTTGACGCACTTGATCCGTTTTTCACAGGCGGGGAGGGCAGTTTTGCGACCATGTATCGCGACGACCGGTATAAACTATCTTTGTATCACGACAAGAATCTGGGAGAGCTTTACGATTTGCAAACGGATCCCTGGGAACACAACAACCTGTGGAACGACCCGAATCATCAGGCTGCCAAACACGAATTAATATTAGCGAGCTTTAACAGCCATGTCGTCTTAACAACCGATGTCGGCTCCAAACGGATTGCTCCGATGTGA
- a CDS encoding TIGR03364 family FAD-dependent oxidoreductase has protein sequence MKYDLIVIGSGIVGLGHAWAAALQGLKVAVFETNSRAEGASIRNFGMIWPVGQPAGAARELALRNRELWLQLGKAAGFAVEECGSLFLAHHPDELAVLQEFIDTEASHGLNAELCLPHIVKQMMPAVNTNNLQGGMFSPGELRVTPQTAISMATAYLADTLNVEFYFNSTVVKVASGEILTSANKVWHASKIVIASGAYYESLFPAAYSQECLHICKLQMLLTAPQPIGWKLGPHMASGPSLRHYPAFENCPSMTELRNRISKNMPEFDRFGIHIMASQNENGELILGDSHEYNDDIEPFDKSEINNLIIREIQKILNIPDFSISRTWNGLYAKLPKNMFFVREIRPDVLIVNGFGGNGMSLALAAAETIMQNWNSATTCEINYEPSF, from the coding sequence ATGAAGTATGACTTAATCGTAATCGGCAGTGGAATTGTTGGCTTGGGGCATGCCTGGGCAGCTGCCTTACAAGGACTGAAGGTGGCGGTGTTTGAAACGAACTCCCGCGCCGAGGGAGCCAGCATTCGAAACTTTGGGATGATCTGGCCTGTCGGTCAACCCGCAGGAGCAGCGCGTGAACTGGCTCTGCGAAATCGAGAGTTATGGCTACAACTTGGTAAAGCGGCTGGCTTTGCTGTTGAAGAATGCGGATCGCTTTTTCTAGCACATCATCCCGATGAACTGGCGGTTCTGCAGGAATTCATTGATACTGAAGCATCTCATGGTCTTAATGCTGAGTTATGTCTACCGCATATCGTTAAGCAAATGATGCCAGCGGTGAATACAAACAACCTGCAAGGGGGAATGTTCAGCCCGGGTGAATTGCGCGTCACTCCCCAAACGGCAATCAGCATGGCCACCGCTTATCTTGCCGATACGCTGAATGTGGAATTCTATTTCAATAGTACCGTCGTCAAGGTCGCATCAGGTGAGATCTTAACTTCGGCAAACAAGGTCTGGCATGCGAGCAAAATTGTCATCGCCAGTGGGGCTTATTACGAAAGTCTGTTTCCCGCGGCTTACAGCCAGGAATGTTTACATATTTGTAAATTGCAAATGCTTTTAACCGCCCCCCAGCCAATCGGTTGGAAGCTTGGTCCCCACATGGCCAGTGGGCCGTCATTACGACATTACCCTGCATTCGAGAATTGTCCCTCGATGACCGAACTCCGTAATCGTATTTCTAAAAACATGCCAGAATTTGATCGTTTTGGAATTCATATCATGGCATCCCAAAATGAGAATGGAGAACTGATTCTAGGTGATTCTCATGAATACAACGATGACATTGAACCGTTTGATAAGAGTGAAATCAACAACCTGATTATCCGCGAGATTCAGAAGATTCTCAACATTCCTGATTTTTCGATTTCTCGAACGTGGAATGGACTATACGCCAAGCTTCCGAAAAACATGTTCTTCGTTCGGGAAATTCGACCTGATGTCTTGATTGTCAATGGATTTGGTGGGAATGGCATGTCACTGGCCCTGGCGGCAGCAGAAACGATTATGCAAAACTGGAATTCTGCGACAACCTGCGAGATTAATTATGAACCCAGTTTCTGA